One genomic window of Scylla paramamosain isolate STU-SP2022 chromosome 20, ASM3559412v1, whole genome shotgun sequence includes the following:
- the LOC135110304 gene encoding transmembrane protein 17B-like — protein sequence MATQSARRLLSNTVENLTVKFFPGISFNHLSGNSYGNEAVASLPLQMVLYFSTLFFPCWLGASVIMMVAKFQYVSNLYQWILVAIYTALPLIEVVRLYIGNIGNTEEKVPELAGSWLLTLLLQLPLLSFILLVPGTLPLPLDYAVNVIFLMFLVLYVVFGYKAVSTTAAHQTRLHHLYLVMGQGISDLDGDGTGQG from the exons ATGGCAACTCAATCAGCAAGACGTCTTCTGTCCAACACTGTTGAAAACTTAACTGTCAAATTCTTCCCAGGAATTTCCTTCAATCATTTGAGTGGAAATTCTTATG GCAATGAGGCAGTAGCCAGTCTTCCATTGCAAATGGTACTGTACTTCTCAACACTGTTCTTCCCTTGTTGGCTGGGAGCTTCAGTCATCATGATGGTTGCAAAG TTCCAGTACGTGTCCAACTTGTACCAATGGATTCTGGTGGCCATCTACACAGCACTGCCACTCATTGAGGTGGTGCGTCTCTACATTGGAAATATTGGCAACACTGAGGAGAAG GTCCCAGAGTTAGCAGGCAGCTGGCTCCTTACACTTCTGCTTCAACTTCCACTGTTAAGCTTCATTCTACTGGTTCCTGGTACCCTCCCATTGCCCCTAGACTATGCTGTTAATGTAATCTTTCTCATGTTCCTTGTCCTCTATGTTGTGTTTGGGTATAAAGCAGTAAGCACCACTGCTGCTCACCAGACCCGCCTCCATCACCTGTATCTGGTGATGGGGCAGGGCATAAGTGATTTGGATGGTGATGGGACAGGACAGGGATGA